The Kitasatospora paranensis genome has a window encoding:
- a CDS encoding ATP-dependent DNA ligase gives MDLPVMPPVKPMLAKTVPDIPPGMQYEAKWDGFRAVVFRDGDEVEIGSRTTKPLTRYFPELVAAFRRELPERCVVDGEIVIAREGRLRFEELLERIHPAASRVNTLAERTPASFVAFDLLALGGDALDGRPLAERRAALEGALADAAAPVHLAPASTDLATARGWFSRYEGAGLDGVVAKPLDAPYAAGERTLFKIKHKRTADCVLAGYREHKSGPVVGSLLLGLYDGEGHLQHVGVSASFPMARRRELAEELEELRMTDLAGHPWAAWADESAQAAARLPGAVSRWTGTKDLSWVPLRPERVVEVGYDHMEGTRFRHTTQFQRWRPDREPASCTYEQLEEPLSYDLGEILR, from the coding sequence ATGGACCTTCCCGTGATGCCGCCGGTCAAGCCGATGCTCGCCAAGACGGTGCCCGACATCCCGCCCGGCATGCAGTACGAGGCGAAGTGGGACGGCTTCCGCGCCGTGGTGTTCCGGGACGGCGACGAGGTCGAGATCGGCAGCCGCACCACCAAGCCGCTCACCCGCTACTTCCCCGAACTGGTCGCGGCCTTCCGGCGCGAGCTGCCCGAGCGCTGCGTGGTGGACGGCGAGATCGTGATCGCCCGGGAGGGCCGGCTGCGCTTCGAGGAACTGCTGGAGCGGATCCACCCGGCCGCCTCCCGGGTGAACACGCTGGCCGAGCGGACCCCGGCCTCCTTCGTCGCGTTCGACCTGCTGGCGCTCGGCGGCGACGCCCTGGACGGCCGGCCGCTGGCCGAGCGCCGCGCCGCGCTGGAGGGCGCGCTCGCCGACGCCGCCGCGCCCGTCCACCTGGCCCCCGCCTCCACCGACCTGGCGACCGCCCGCGGCTGGTTCTCCCGCTACGAGGGCGCCGGGCTGGACGGTGTGGTGGCCAAGCCGCTGGACGCCCCCTACGCGGCCGGTGAGCGCACCCTGTTCAAGATCAAGCACAAGCGGACGGCCGACTGCGTGCTGGCCGGTTACCGCGAGCACAAGAGCGGCCCGGTCGTCGGCTCGCTGCTGCTCGGCCTGTACGACGGCGAGGGGCACCTCCAGCACGTCGGGGTGTCGGCCTCCTTCCCGATGGCCCGCCGGCGCGAACTGGCCGAGGAGCTCGAAGAACTCCGGATGACCGACCTCGCCGGCCATCCCTGGGCCGCCTGGGCCGACGAGAGCGCCCAGGCCGCCGCCCGGCTGCCCGGCGCCGTCAGTCGGTGGACGGGCACCAAGGACCTCTCCTGGGTGCCGCTGCGCCCGGAACGGGTGGTCGAGGTCGGCTACGACCACATGGAGGGCACGCGTTTCCGGCACACCACGCAGTTCCAGCGCTGGCGGCCGGACCGCGAGCCGGCGAGCTGCACCTACGAGCAGCTGGAGGAGCCGCTCTCGTACGACCTCGGGGAGATCCTGCGCTGA
- a CDS encoding SDR family NAD(P)-dependent oxidoreductase, with translation MTARLDAKVVLVTGGSSGIGRAVAVRAAAEGAAVVLAARGEAAGERVAAEIRRAGGRAVFAAADVTLEGEAAGLVATAVREFGRLDGVFNNAGGTSPTGPLPAIDDARWQAELDQNLTSVFYGLKHQIPALLAAGGGSIVNNASLAGVVGVPGMAAYTAAKHAVVGLTRAAALENADRGVRVNALVTGNVDTPLYRRLLGAPPVGKLRTEAPNPARRVADPDEVAAFVVFLLGDDARFVTGAALAADGGFTAQ, from the coding sequence GTGACGGCTCGGCTGGACGCGAAGGTGGTGCTGGTGACCGGGGGCAGCTCCGGGATCGGACGGGCGGTGGCCGTCCGGGCGGCCGCGGAGGGCGCGGCCGTGGTGCTGGCGGCCCGCGGGGAGGCAGCCGGCGAACGGGTCGCCGCGGAGATCCGCCGGGCCGGCGGGCGGGCGGTGTTCGCGGCCGCGGACGTCACGCTGGAGGGCGAGGCCGCTGGGCTGGTGGCGACGGCGGTGCGGGAGTTCGGGCGGCTGGACGGCGTGTTCAACAACGCCGGGGGCACCTCGCCGACCGGCCCGCTCCCGGCGATCGACGACGCCCGCTGGCAGGCCGAGCTGGACCAGAACCTCACCAGCGTGTTCTACGGCCTCAAGCACCAGATCCCCGCCCTGCTGGCGGCGGGCGGCGGGTCGATCGTCAACAACGCCTCGCTGGCCGGGGTGGTCGGGGTGCCCGGGATGGCGGCGTACACGGCCGCCAAGCACGCCGTGGTGGGGCTGACCCGGGCCGCGGCGCTGGAGAACGCCGACCGCGGGGTGCGGGTCAACGCGCTGGTGACGGGCAACGTCGACACCCCGCTGTACCGGCGGCTGCTCGGCGCCCCGCCGGTGGGCAAGCTCCGCACGGAGGCCCCCAATCCGGCCCGCCGGGTGGCCGACCCGGACGAGGTCGCCGCGTTCGTGGTCTTCCTGCTCGGCGACGACGCCCGCTTCGTGACCGGCGCCGCGCTGGCCGCCGACGGCGGCTTCACCGCGCAGTAG
- a CDS encoding SMP-30/gluconolactonase/LRE family protein has product MPEPPVPRVLLEGLVLGESPRWYDGRLWLCDWGAGELLAVDADGHRETAARIDAFPFCIDPLPDGALLVLAGSDRRLLRRAPDGTLTPHADLRPLCDRPWNEVAAAGGGTAYANCIGFDLMTGEKPAGGIVALVAPDGSARTVADDLAFPNGMAVTPDGGTLLVAESYAARITAFDIAPDGGLTGRRVWAAVEGSAPDGIALDAEGALWFADVPNRRCVRVREGGEVLQTVDTDRGCFSCALGGPAAEPLLFVTAAEWRGTAGATEARTGRLLAVPAPAPAAQRP; this is encoded by the coding sequence GTGCCCGAGCCTCCCGTGCCCCGCGTCCTGCTGGAGGGCCTCGTCCTCGGCGAGTCCCCGCGCTGGTACGACGGCCGGCTGTGGCTCTGCGACTGGGGCGCCGGCGAACTGCTCGCGGTGGACGCGGACGGCCACCGGGAGACCGCCGCGCGGATCGACGCCTTCCCGTTCTGCATCGACCCGCTGCCGGACGGCGCCCTGCTGGTGCTCGCCGGGAGTGACCGGCGCCTGCTGCGCCGCGCCCCCGACGGCACCCTCACGCCCCACGCCGACCTGCGGCCGCTCTGCGACCGGCCGTGGAACGAGGTCGCCGCGGCCGGCGGCGGCACCGCCTACGCCAACTGCATCGGCTTCGACCTGATGACCGGCGAGAAGCCGGCCGGCGGCATCGTGGCGCTGGTGGCACCGGACGGCTCGGCGCGGACGGTCGCCGACGACCTGGCCTTCCCCAACGGCATGGCCGTCACACCCGACGGCGGCACCCTGCTGGTCGCCGAGTCGTACGCCGCCCGGATCACCGCCTTCGACATCGCCCCCGACGGCGGCCTGACCGGCCGCCGGGTCTGGGCCGCCGTGGAGGGCTCGGCCCCGGACGGGATCGCGCTCGACGCCGAGGGCGCGCTCTGGTTCGCCGACGTGCCCAACCGCCGGTGCGTCCGGGTCCGGGAGGGCGGCGAGGTGCTGCAGACGGTGGACACCGACCGGGGCTGCTTCTCGTGCGCGCTCGGCGGCCCGGCGGCCGAGCCGCTGCTGTTCGTGACCGCCGCCGAGTGGCGCGGCACCGCCGGGGCGACCGAGGCCCGCACCGGCCGGCTGCTCGCCGTCCCGGCCCCGGCCCCGGCGGCGCAGCGGCCGTGA
- a CDS encoding histone deacetylase, with product MSPGPAGSGAPRRPDPVAPAVRPAGGRVWYAAYGSNLLRARLGCYLAGGRPPGAVRSYPGCRDPRPPAADVPLLLAGAVSFAGRSEVWGGGLAVFDPDAPGETPGRGYLLTVQQVADLAAQEMHREPGSPPDLELAAVLAPGRYPRGPGRYETAVCCGILDGLPVLTLTASGPDTAGPLAAPSARYLRILLAGLAEAHGWPAARAAGHLAGLPGAAGRWTAAAILAACAS from the coding sequence GTGAGCCCGGGGCCGGCCGGGTCCGGGGCGCCCCGCCGGCCCGACCCGGTGGCGCCCGCCGTCCGGCCGGCCGGCGGCCGGGTCTGGTACGCCGCCTACGGGTCGAACCTGCTCCGTGCGCGGCTCGGCTGCTACCTCGCCGGCGGCCGCCCGCCGGGTGCGGTCCGCAGCTACCCGGGCTGCCGCGATCCGCGGCCGCCGGCCGCCGACGTGCCCCTGCTGCTGGCCGGCGCGGTGTCCTTCGCGGGCCGCTCCGAGGTCTGGGGCGGCGGTCTGGCCGTGTTCGATCCCGACGCGCCGGGGGAGACGCCCGGCCGCGGGTACCTGCTGACCGTCCAGCAGGTCGCCGACCTCGCCGCGCAGGAGATGCACCGGGAACCCGGGAGCCCGCCGGACCTGGAGCTCGCCGCGGTGCTCGCCCCGGGCCGCTACCCCCGGGGGCCCGGCCGGTACGAGACGGCGGTGTGCTGCGGCATCCTCGACGGCCTGCCGGTGCTCACCCTGACGGCGTCGGGGCCGGACACCGCCGGGCCGCTCGCCGCACCGTCCGCGCGCTATCTCCGGATCCTGCTGGCCGGCCTGGCCGAGGCGCACGGCTGGCCGGCGGCCCGGGCGGCCGGCCACCTCGCCGGGCTGCCCGGCGCGGCCGGGCGGTGGACGGCGGCCGCGATCCTGGCCGCCTGCGCGAGCTGA
- a CDS encoding helix-turn-helix domain-containing GNAT family N-acetyltransferase, producing MEPLMIAQVRRFNRTVAQRIGALDDAYLARGRPLGQARLLWEIGEDGADVRSLRARLALDSGYLSRLLRALEADGLIEVEAGGSDGRVRTVRLTAAGRTERAGLDRSSDELAAAILAPLAPAQRTRLVGAMAEVERLLAASRLEIRVTDPGDPAARHCLQAYAAELAGRLDGGFDPRLARPVDDADITAPAGLLLVAGLDGEPVGCGALKFRREGTGWAEVKRVWISPAVRGLGLGRRLLGALESRAAAEGLRTLRLDTNRALTEAIGLYRAAGYREVPAFNDEPYAHHWFEKHLDGTPGADG from the coding sequence ATGGAACCGTTGATGATCGCCCAGGTCCGGCGCTTCAACCGCACCGTCGCCCAGCGGATCGGCGCCCTGGACGACGCGTACCTCGCCCGCGGCCGGCCGCTCGGCCAGGCCCGGCTGCTGTGGGAGATCGGCGAGGACGGCGCCGACGTCCGGTCGCTGCGCGCCCGGCTCGCGCTGGACTCCGGCTACCTCAGCCGCCTGCTGCGCGCCCTGGAGGCCGACGGCCTGATCGAGGTCGAGGCCGGCGGGTCCGACGGCCGGGTCCGCACCGTGCGCCTCACCGCCGCCGGCCGGACCGAACGGGCCGGGCTCGACCGCTCCTCCGACGAGCTGGCCGCGGCGATCCTGGCCCCGCTCGCGCCCGCTCAGCGCACCCGGCTGGTCGGCGCGATGGCCGAGGTCGAGCGCCTGCTCGCCGCCTCCCGGCTGGAGATCCGGGTCACGGATCCGGGGGACCCGGCGGCCCGGCACTGCCTGCAGGCCTACGCCGCCGAGCTCGCCGGGCGCCTCGACGGCGGCTTCGACCCACGGCTGGCCCGGCCCGTCGACGACGCCGACATCACCGCACCGGCGGGCCTGCTGCTGGTCGCCGGCCTGGACGGCGAGCCGGTGGGCTGCGGGGCGCTCAAGTTCCGGCGGGAGGGCACCGGCTGGGCGGAGGTGAAGCGGGTGTGGATCTCGCCCGCCGTCCGCGGGCTCGGCCTCGGCCGCAGGCTGCTCGGCGCACTGGAGTCCCGGGCGGCCGCCGAGGGCCTGCGCACCCTCCGGTTGGACACCAACCGGGCCCTCACCGAGGCGATCGGCCTCTATCGCGCCGCCGGGTACCGCGAGGTGCCGGCCTTCAACGACGAGCCCTACGCCCACCACTGGTTCGAGAAGCACCTCGACGGCACCCCCGGGGCCGACGGCTGA
- the ligD gene encoding non-homologous end-joining DNA ligase — MELDVDGRTVRLSNPDKVYYPARGFTKRDVAEYYLAVAPGVLRGLRDRPTTLQRFPDGVEGEFFYQKRAPKGLPEWLPTARIAFPSGRSADEICPTEQAAVLWAANLGCLTFHPWPVRRSDTEHPDELRIDLDPQPGTDFRDAVRAAHELRALLAEYGLRGWPKTSGGRGLHIYVPVEPRWTFTDCRHAVIALGRELERRMPGRVTTAWWKEERGEAIFVDYNQMARDRTIASPYSLRARPEATASAPLRWEELDDVVPADFDLRTLPKRFAEVGDLHADLDEHAFDLEPLLELFARQDSGDLPYPPDHPKMPGEPTRVQPSRARKA; from the coding sequence GTGGAACTGGACGTGGACGGCCGCACGGTGCGGCTGTCGAACCCGGACAAGGTTTACTACCCGGCACGCGGCTTCACCAAGCGGGACGTCGCCGAGTACTACCTCGCGGTCGCTCCCGGCGTGCTGCGCGGCCTGCGGGACAGGCCCACCACCCTGCAGCGCTTCCCGGACGGCGTGGAGGGCGAGTTCTTCTACCAGAAGCGGGCCCCGAAGGGCCTGCCGGAGTGGCTGCCCACCGCCCGGATCGCCTTCCCGAGCGGCCGCAGCGCCGACGAGATCTGCCCGACCGAGCAGGCCGCCGTCCTGTGGGCGGCCAACCTGGGCTGTCTGACCTTCCACCCGTGGCCGGTGCGGCGCTCCGACACCGAGCACCCCGACGAGCTGCGGATCGACCTCGACCCGCAGCCCGGCACCGACTTCCGCGACGCCGTCCGCGCCGCCCACGAACTGCGCGCCCTGCTGGCGGAGTACGGGCTGCGCGGCTGGCCGAAGACCTCCGGCGGGCGGGGCCTGCACATCTACGTGCCGGTCGAGCCGCGCTGGACGTTCACCGACTGCCGGCACGCGGTGATCGCGCTGGGCCGCGAGCTGGAGCGCCGGATGCCGGGCCGGGTCACCACCGCCTGGTGGAAGGAGGAGCGCGGCGAGGCCATCTTCGTCGACTACAACCAGATGGCCCGCGACCGCACCATCGCCTCGCCCTACTCGCTGCGGGCCCGGCCGGAGGCGACCGCCTCCGCGCCGCTGCGCTGGGAGGAGCTCGACGACGTCGTGCCCGCCGACTTCGACCTGCGCACCCTGCCCAAGCGGTTCGCCGAGGTCGGCGACCTGCACGCGGACCTCGACGAGCACGCCTTCGATCTGGAACCGCTGCTGGAGCTGTTCGCCCGTCAGGACTCCGGCGACCTGCCGTACCCGCCGGACCATCCGAAGATGCCCGGCGAGCCGACCCGCGTCCAGCCGAGCCGGGCCCGCAAGGCGTGA
- a CDS encoding inorganic phosphate transporter, with translation MTGNDAVLAFVVVTALGFDFTNGFHDTGNAMATSIVTGALPPRVAVAVSAVLNLVGAFLSTAVAATIASGLVDSQDVTLTVVFAGLTGSILWNLATWYLGIPSSSSHALIGGVVGATMAAAGTSAVKWQGLVSKVIVPAALSPFIAGAVAAVGTYLVYRLTRGVPERPRGHGFRIGQVGSASMVSLAHGTNDAQKTMGVITLALIANGTLQSGATAPAWVITSCAVAIALGTYIGGWRVIRALGKGLVEIESPQGMAAESASAAVILSSTDFGYSLSTTHVATGSILGTGVGKKGAAVRWHVARRMVAAWLLTLPAAAGVGALAYWTAHGIGGTPGVVVIFTVLVLAAIAFFLASRRPAVTPENVNAAWTGSVLPAAESEGGAVNSWINLDALWKIVLVGMLAGAGLPALFAIGLRALNPPARAAEAVSDRPTAGPVGYVLAVLCFAVVLAAIGWGIAVIVNHS, from the coding sequence GTGACCGGCAACGACGCGGTCCTGGCGTTCGTGGTCGTCACCGCGCTGGGCTTCGACTTCACCAACGGCTTCCACGACACCGGCAATGCCATGGCCACCTCGATCGTCACCGGGGCCCTGCCGCCGCGTGTCGCGGTCGCCGTCTCGGCCGTGCTGAACCTGGTGGGGGCGTTCCTGTCGACCGCCGTCGCGGCGACCATCGCCAGCGGCCTCGTCGACAGCCAGGACGTGACCCTGACCGTGGTCTTCGCCGGGCTCACCGGCAGCATCCTGTGGAACCTGGCCACCTGGTACCTCGGGATCCCCTCCAGCTCCTCCCACGCGCTGATCGGCGGCGTGGTCGGGGCCACCATGGCGGCGGCCGGCACGTCGGCCGTGAAGTGGCAGGGCCTGGTCTCCAAGGTGATCGTGCCCGCCGCGCTGTCCCCGTTCATCGCCGGTGCGGTCGCCGCGGTCGGCACCTACCTGGTCTACCGCCTCACCCGCGGCGTGCCCGAACGCCCGCGCGGGCACGGCTTCCGGATCGGCCAGGTCGGCTCGGCCTCCATGGTCTCGCTCGCCCACGGGACGAACGACGCGCAGAAGACCATGGGTGTCATCACCCTGGCGCTGATCGCCAACGGCACGCTGCAGTCCGGTGCGACCGCCCCGGCCTGGGTGATCACCTCCTGTGCGGTGGCGATCGCGCTGGGCACCTACATCGGGGGCTGGCGGGTGATCCGGGCGCTGGGCAAGGGGCTGGTGGAGATCGAGTCGCCCCAGGGGATGGCCGCCGAATCGGCCTCGGCCGCGGTGATCCTCTCCTCCACCGACTTCGGCTACTCGCTGTCCACCACCCACGTGGCCACCGGGTCGATCCTGGGCACCGGGGTCGGGAAGAAGGGCGCCGCGGTGCGCTGGCACGTGGCCCGGCGGATGGTGGCGGCCTGGCTGCTCACCCTGCCGGCCGCCGCCGGGGTCGGCGCGCTCGCCTACTGGACCGCGCACGGGATCGGCGGGACGCCCGGGGTGGTGGTGATCTTCACCGTGCTGGTGCTGGCGGCGATCGCGTTCTTCCTCGCCTCCCGCCGGCCCGCGGTGACACCGGAGAACGTCAACGCCGCATGGACGGGATCGGTGCTGCCGGCAGCGGAGTCGGAGGGCGGCGCCGTGAACTCCTGGATCAACCTCGACGCGCTGTGGAAGATCGTCCTCGTCGGCATGCTCGCCGGCGCGGGCCTGCCCGCGCTGTTCGCGATCGGCCTGCGGGCGCTCAACCCGCCGGCCCGGGCCGCCGAGGCGGTGTCCGACCGCCCCACGGCCGGACCGGTCGGGTACGTCCTGGCCGTGCTGTGCTTCGCCGTGGTGCTCGCGGCGATCGGCTGGGGCATCGCCGTCATCGTCAACCACAGCTGA
- a CDS encoding cation:proton antiporter, with product MVALVVGMGTLFAWALVAGRLARWSITAPVAMTAAGVALTVGPNPPVFISLTTSDAERAAEIILAVLLFTDATDVPAGVVRGQRGLLTRLLVLALPLTLAAGVLAGGLLFPGGRWWTAALFAAVTVPVDLAPAAELIRDRRLPSWLRGVLTVESGLNDGIVAPVFLLCLAGVEAHGGSPGSADAVGDAFDSLLWALLAGLLVGKPGGWLLRRAWEAGLTRESAVRLGILALPLTAYGLAIVLDGNGFVAAFVAGLFFTPDSRALPPKALHLVEDVGTLLSLALWFVFGELVTQAFTGDFDGRVVAYAALTLTVVRVGPVLLCLVGSGLDRTDRLLLAWLGPRGPASIVFGLLAFVALAPVDPHAADLVGQVMVMTVLVSLVLHGLTYGPVAARYARARARAAGPQPGTGPIG from the coding sequence GTGGTCGCCCTGGTCGTGGGCATGGGAACGCTGTTCGCCTGGGCCCTGGTGGCGGGCCGGCTGGCCCGCTGGAGCATCACCGCGCCGGTCGCGATGACCGCCGCCGGGGTGGCCCTGACCGTGGGCCCGAACCCGCCGGTCTTCATCAGCCTGACCACCTCGGACGCCGAGCGTGCGGCCGAGATCATCCTCGCGGTGCTGCTCTTCACCGACGCCACCGATGTCCCCGCGGGGGTCGTCCGCGGTCAGCGCGGTCTGTTGACCCGGCTGCTGGTGTTGGCCCTGCCGCTGACCCTGGCCGCCGGGGTGCTCGCGGGCGGGCTGCTGTTCCCCGGCGGCCGGTGGTGGACGGCCGCGCTGTTCGCCGCGGTGACGGTGCCCGTCGACTTGGCGCCCGCCGCCGAGCTCATCCGCGACCGCCGGCTGCCGTCCTGGCTGCGCGGGGTCCTGACGGTCGAGAGCGGGCTGAACGACGGCATCGTCGCCCCGGTCTTCCTGCTCTGCCTGGCCGGCGTCGAGGCGCACGGCGGCAGCCCGGGGTCGGCCGACGCGGTGGGGGACGCGTTCGACTCGCTGCTGTGGGCCCTGCTGGCCGGCCTGCTGGTCGGCAAGCCCGGCGGGTGGCTGCTGCGCCGGGCCTGGGAGGCGGGCTTGACGCGGGAGTCCGCCGTCCGGCTCGGCATCCTCGCCCTGCCGCTGACCGCGTACGGATTGGCGATCGTGCTGGACGGCAACGGCTTCGTCGCCGCGTTCGTCGCCGGGCTCTTCTTCACCCCGGACTCCCGGGCCCTGCCGCCCAAGGCCCTGCACCTGGTGGAGGACGTCGGGACGCTGCTGTCGCTGGCGCTCTGGTTCGTCTTCGGGGAGCTCGTCACCCAGGCCTTCACCGGCGACTTCGACGGGCGCGTGGTGGCCTACGCCGCCCTCACCCTGACCGTGGTGCGGGTCGGGCCCGTCCTGCTCTGCCTGGTCGGCAGCGGCCTGGACCGCACGGACCGGCTGCTGCTCGCCTGGCTGGGCCCGCGCGGCCCGGCCTCCATCGTCTTCGGCCTGCTCGCCTTCGTGGCCCTCGCCCCCGTCGACCCGCACGCCGCCGACCTGGTCGGCCAGGTGATGGTGATGACCGTGCTGGTGAGCCTCGTCCTGCACGGTCTCACCTACGGCCCGGTGGCCGCCCGGTACGCGCGGGCCAGGGCCCGGGCAGCGGGCCCGCAGCCCGGCACTGGTCCGATCGGATGA
- the tdh gene encoding L-threonine 3-dehydrogenase has protein sequence MKALVKQKAEPGLWLMDVPMPEIGPADVLIKVLRTGICGTDLHIRSWDGWAQQTITTPLTLGHEFVGEVAEIGAAVTDVAVGDLVSGEGHLVCGKCRNCLAGRRHLCRNTVGLGVGRDGAFAEYVALPASNVWVHRVPVDLDVAAIFDPFGNAVHTALSFPLVGEDVLITGAGPIGIMAAAVAKHAGARNVMITDVSPYRLQLAEKVGVTLALDVSRHTIEEGQQRLGLREGFDVGLEMSGRAEAMQSMIANMTHGGKIAMLGLPANDFAVDWARIVTSMITIKGIYGREMFETWYAMSVLLEGGLDLGPVITGRYAAADYQAAFDEAASGNCGKIILDWTV, from the coding sequence GTGAAGGCACTCGTCAAGCAGAAGGCCGAGCCCGGGCTCTGGCTGATGGACGTCCCCATGCCGGAGATCGGCCCCGCCGACGTGCTGATCAAGGTGCTGCGCACCGGCATCTGCGGCACCGACCTGCACATCCGCTCGTGGGACGGCTGGGCGCAGCAGACCATCACCACGCCGCTGACGCTCGGCCACGAGTTCGTCGGCGAGGTGGCCGAGATCGGTGCCGCGGTGACCGATGTCGCCGTCGGCGACCTGGTCAGCGGCGAGGGGCACCTGGTGTGCGGCAAGTGCCGCAACTGCCTGGCCGGCCGCCGCCACCTGTGCCGCAACACGGTCGGCCTGGGCGTCGGCCGCGACGGCGCGTTCGCCGAGTACGTGGCGCTGCCCGCGTCCAACGTGTGGGTGCACCGCGTCCCCGTCGACCTCGACGTGGCGGCGATCTTCGACCCGTTCGGCAACGCGGTGCACACCGCGCTCTCCTTCCCGCTGGTCGGTGAGGACGTGCTGATCACCGGCGCGGGCCCGATCGGCATCATGGCGGCGGCCGTCGCCAAGCACGCCGGCGCCCGCAACGTGATGATCACCGACGTGTCGCCGTACCGCCTCCAGCTGGCCGAGAAGGTCGGCGTGACGCTGGCGCTGGACGTGTCGCGGCACACCATCGAGGAGGGCCAGCAGCGGCTGGGCCTGCGCGAGGGCTTCGACGTCGGGCTGGAGATGTCCGGCCGCGCCGAGGCCATGCAGTCGATGATCGCCAACATGACGCACGGCGGGAAGATCGCCATGCTCGGCCTGCCGGCGAACGACTTCGCGGTGGACTGGGCGCGGATCGTCACCTCCATGATCACCATCAAGGGCATCTACGGCCGCGAGATGTTCGAGACCTGGTACGCGATGTCGGTGCTGCTGGAGGGCGGCCTCGACCTCGGTCCGGTGATCACCGGCCGCTACGCCGCCGCCGACTACCAGGCCGCCTTCGACGAGGCGGCGAGCGGCAACTGCGGCAAGATCATCCTCGACTGGACCGTCTGA
- a CDS encoding glycine C-acetyltransferase, with amino-acid sequence MFDNVRDDLAATLDEIREAGLFKPERVIGSPQSAQVSVSSGNGGEVLNFCANNYLGLADHPAVVAAAKDALDRWGYGMASVRFICGTQDVHKQLEERLSHFLGQEDTILYSSCFDANGGVFETLLDERDAVISDALNHASIIDGIRLSKARRHRYANRDLADLEQQLKDTQDARRRLIVTDGVFSMDGYIAPLREICDLADRYDAMVMVDDSHAVGFVGPTGRGTPELHGVMDRVDIITGTLGKALGGASGGYVAARREIVALLRQRSRPYLFSNSLAPVIAAASLTVLDLLERSGDLREQLAANTELFRRRMTEEGFEILPGEHAIAPVMIGDAAEAGRLAELLLERGVYVIGFSYPVVPHGKARIRVQLSAAHSTADVERAIAAFVDARAAMGASAGSDRPGAAPPSPRPPGGIRPPRAAGPAPPSRAGGSLCAPPLGTAVGGPSGAAAARWQN; translated from the coding sequence GTGTTCGACAACGTCCGCGACGACCTCGCCGCCACCCTGGACGAGATCCGCGAGGCCGGCCTCTTCAAGCCCGAGCGCGTCATCGGCAGCCCGCAGTCCGCCCAGGTCAGCGTCAGCTCCGGCAACGGCGGCGAGGTCCTGAACTTCTGCGCCAACAACTACCTGGGCCTGGCCGACCACCCGGCCGTGGTCGCCGCCGCCAAGGACGCCCTCGACCGCTGGGGCTACGGCATGGCGTCCGTCCGCTTCATCTGCGGCACCCAGGACGTCCACAAGCAGTTGGAGGAGCGCCTCTCGCACTTCCTCGGCCAGGAGGACACGATCCTCTACTCCTCCTGCTTCGACGCCAACGGCGGAGTCTTCGAGACCCTGCTCGACGAGCGCGACGCGGTCATCTCCGACGCCCTCAACCACGCCTCGATCATCGACGGCATCCGGCTCTCCAAGGCCCGCCGCCACCGCTACGCCAACCGCGACCTGGCCGACCTGGAGCAGCAGCTCAAGGACACCCAGGACGCCCGCCGCCGGCTGATCGTCACCGACGGCGTCTTCTCCATGGACGGCTACATCGCCCCGCTGCGCGAGATCTGCGACCTCGCCGACCGGTACGACGCCATGGTGATGGTCGACGACTCGCATGCGGTCGGCTTCGTCGGACCCACCGGCCGCGGCACCCCCGAGCTGCACGGCGTGATGGACCGCGTCGACATCATCACCGGCACCCTGGGCAAGGCCCTCGGCGGCGCCTCCGGCGGCTACGTGGCGGCCCGCCGGGAGATCGTCGCCCTGCTGCGCCAGCGCTCGCGCCCGTACCTGTTCTCCAACTCGCTCGCGCCGGTGATCGCCGCGGCCTCGCTGACCGTGCTGGACCTGCTGGAGCGGTCCGGCGACCTGCGCGAGCAGCTGGCCGCCAACACCGAGCTGTTCCGCCGGCGGATGACCGAGGAGGGCTTCGAGATCCTGCCCGGCGAGCATGCCATCGCCCCGGTCATGATCGGCGACGCCGCCGAGGCCGGCCGGCTCGCCGAACTGCTGCTGGAGCGCGGCGTGTACGTGATCGGCTTCTCGTACCCGGTGGTGCCGCACGGCAAGGCCCGGATCCGGGTCCAGCTCTCCGCCGCCCACTCCACCGCCGACGTCGAACGCGCCATCGCCGCGTTCGTCGACGCGCGCGCCGCGATGGGCGCGTCCGCGGGGAGTGACCGACCAGGCGCGGCCCCACCCTCACCGCGCCCTCCCGGGGGCATCCGCCCCCCACGAGCCGCCGGCCCGGCACCCCCTTCCCGGGCCGGCGGCTCCCTGTGCGCGCCCCCGCTCGGGACGGCCGTCGGCGGCCCGTCCGGAGCGGCGGCCGCACGCTGGCAGAATTGA